The following coding sequences are from one Nitrospirota bacterium window:
- the truA gene encoding tRNA pseudouridine(38-40) synthase TruA, translated as MIFNIRMIIEYDGTNYHGWQRQSSLNRETGDLHKTIQGTIEDVLARITKHPAKIVAAGRTDAGVHATGQVIHFKTALKINESSWIKALNSFLPSDIVVRNADYVNEEFNARYDAKSKVYRYFICNSGYPSPFYRNYVWHNKYRLNIPLMREASQYLLGHHDFSSFRAADCSATSPVKTLNRLEIDEVSLENPESIHFLAPFSKGGMVRSSLSSSLSLQPANILILTFEARSFLQHMVRNIVGTLSEVGRGKFTPFDIKSILEKRDRRYAGPIAPPQGLYLYEVKY; from the coding sequence ATGATATTCAACATCAGGATGATTATAGAATACGATGGGACAAACTATCATGGATGGCAAAGGCAGTCATCCCTGAACCGTGAAACGGGTGATCTACATAAGACCATTCAGGGAACTATCGAAGACGTCCTTGCCCGCATCACAAAGCACCCTGCGAAGATTGTTGCTGCAGGCAGGACCGACGCCGGAGTCCATGCAACAGGACAAGTTATACATTTTAAAACAGCCCTGAAAATTAATGAATCATCCTGGATTAAGGCCTTAAACTCTTTTCTTCCATCAGATATAGTCGTAAGGAATGCAGATTATGTCAATGAAGAGTTTAATGCAAGGTATGATGCAAAGAGCAAAGTATACAGATATTTCATATGTAATTCCGGTTACCCATCCCCATTTTACAGAAATTATGTGTGGCACAACAAATACCGTCTCAATATCCCGTTAATGAGAGAAGCATCACAATATCTGCTTGGTCATCACGATTTTTCCTCTTTCCGTGCAGCTGATTGCAGCGCTACATCACCGGTAAAAACCCTGAACAGGCTTGAAATTGATGAGGTGTCACTCGAAAATCCCGAATCAATTCACTTCTTAGCCCCCTTTTCTAAAGGGGGGATGGTGAGATCATCCTTATCATCCTCTCTGAGCCTGCAGCCAGCTAACATACTCATCCTCACCTTTGAAGCCAGATCATTTCTCCAGCACATGGTCAGGAACATCGTAGGAACACTATCTGAAGTTGGCAGGGGGAAATTTACTCCTTTTGATATAAAAAGCATCCTGGAAAAAAGAGACCGGCGTTATGCAGGCCCTATAGCCCCTCCGCAGGGTTTGTATTTGTATGAGGTGAAGTATTAG
- the mraZ gene encoding division/cell wall cluster transcriptional repressor MraZ, with protein sequence MFRGRYHHTIDSKGRLSIPSKFRDKVLHSHGGQLILIKDLVDKCISAYTPDGWEDLTLKIQKASSLADEVKAFRRLMFSEAEDCTIDKQGRILIPPRLREYASLEKDVLVAGVENNKIEFWNPQIWDNAMAAYDPRDIARKMAELGI encoded by the coding sequence ATGTTTCGTGGAAGATACCATCATACTATAGATTCAAAAGGTCGCCTGAGTATTCCCTCAAAGTTCAGGGATAAAGTCCTCCATAGTCATGGAGGTCAGCTGATCCTGATTAAAGACCTTGTTGACAAGTGTATTTCAGCATATACCCCCGATGGATGGGAAGATCTGACCTTAAAAATCCAGAAGGCATCATCACTTGCAGATGAGGTGAAGGCTTTCCGGCGCCTTATGTTCTCAGAGGCTGAAGATTGCACTATTGACAAACAGGGAAGGATACTCATTCCGCCAAGACTCAGAGAATATGCAAGCCTGGAAAAAGATGTCCTTGTGGCAGGTGTTGAAAACAATAAGATTGAGTTCTGGAACCCGCAGATCTGGGATAATGCAATGGCTGCCTATGATCCAAGGGATATTGCCAGGAAGATGGCTGAACTGGGCATATGA
- the rsmH gene encoding 16S rRNA (cytosine(1402)-N(4))-methyltransferase RsmH — MKQHIPVLLEEVLKELRCDRPGIYIDCTVGAGGHTAGILESSPENRVIGIDWDSTALETARENLKGFGDRVTFIREDYSYIGSILDDMNIREADGFLFDLGLSSMQIDSQERGFSFRLDSPLDMRMDMRKETTAADLVNNLGSAELVKILKEYGEERWAKKIVSAIIRERNMGAITTTGRLAEIVGSAIPHSYRPDRIHPATKTFQALRIAVNRELDHIDKALKDAIMHLKRGSRICVISFHSLEDRIVKHTFRSMENGCICPPRIPYCICGFKKEINVLTRKPIRPSSTEIINNPRSGSARLRAAEKL, encoded by the coding sequence GTGAAACAACATATTCCAGTCTTGCTGGAGGAAGTTTTGAAGGAACTACGATGCGATCGTCCCGGGATTTATATTGACTGCACCGTTGGCGCCGGTGGACACACCGCTGGTATCCTGGAATCATCTCCTGAAAATAGGGTTATAGGGATTGACTGGGATAGTACGGCCTTAGAAACTGCAAGAGAAAACCTTAAGGGATTCGGAGACAGGGTGACCTTCATCCGGGAAGACTACTCCTATATTGGCTCTATACTTGATGATATGAACATACGTGAAGCAGATGGATTTTTATTTGATCTTGGACTCTCCTCTATGCAGATAGATTCACAGGAACGAGGATTCAGCTTCAGGCTGGATAGTCCTCTCGATATGCGAATGGATATGAGGAAAGAAACAACTGCCGCAGATCTTGTAAACAACCTTGGTTCTGCAGAACTGGTAAAAATCCTTAAGGAGTATGGGGAGGAAAGATGGGCAAAAAAAATCGTGTCTGCAATCATAAGGGAAAGAAATATGGGTGCAATTACAACAACCGGTCGGCTGGCTGAGATTGTAGGTTCTGCAATACCGCATTCTTACAGACCCGACCGAATCCACCCCGCTACTAAGACGTTTCAGGCGCTCAGGATTGCCGTTAATAGAGAACTGGATCATATAGATAAAGCCTTAAAGGACGCAATAATGCATCTTAAAAGAGGAAGCCGCATCTGTGTTATTTCATTTCATTCCTTAGAGGACAGAATTGTAAAGCATACGTTCCGCAGTATGGAAAACGGGTGCATATGCCCGCCCAGAATCCCATATTGTATTTGCGGATTTAAAAAAGAGATAAATGTACTGACAAGAAAACCCATCAGGCCTTCTTCAACCGAGATTATCAACAACCCGCGATCCGGAAGCGCCAGGCTACGAGCAGCTGAGAAACTATAA
- a CDS encoding cell division protein FtsL produces MRLGLKILPVLFVVMLGYVVQRTYVMKLGYEIEGLKKEQKNLEQIHKSLLIERATLISTERIERLATSFIGMKNPDNSQIVIVKDYDKTGNTNTYAGLNVEVAQVNSQAKLVKQINQ; encoded by the coding sequence GTGCGCTTAGGTTTAAAAATCCTTCCGGTCCTTTTTGTGGTTATGTTGGGTTATGTTGTACAACGTACCTATGTTATGAAATTGGGTTACGAAATAGAAGGTCTTAAGAAAGAACAAAAGAACCTGGAGCAGATCCATAAGAGCCTTCTGATAGAGAGGGCCACTTTAATATCAACAGAACGGATAGAAAGATTAGCCACTTCGTTCATAGGGATGAAAAATCCTGACAACAGCCAGATAGTAATTGTGAAGGATTACGACAAAACAGGCAACACTAATACATACGCCGGGTTAAACGTTGAGGTTGCTCAGGTCAATTCACAGGCTAAATTGGTAAAACAGATTAACCAATAG
- a CDS encoding penicillin-binding protein 2 encodes MNLLDKGKESLTKRERFNRIKWRRLNIIFVLMTAGFIAVIIKLAWLQLLQGEALAMKAERQHRRLIDIEGERGNIYDRNRRELAVNLDMSSLYGIPSSIGDPSLVIKKLSYIVDFDTAAIKDKLDSKKHFTWIKRRLSPDIAEKVEALNLKGIGLAPERKRFYPKKQLSGHIIGFTNTDSHGLEGIEKYYEESLNGEKGALVLDRDARGKAVLTSTHMDTLKGNDLVLTIDEVIQYITEKELEAAVEGHNAAGGVGIVMEPYTGAILAMAVSPKFNPNTPDKFGAGGWRNRAITDVYEPGSTFKIVTASAALEEKLYSPNEIVHDGSGSMNIGTAVIHDPHPKGKPMTFREVISHSSNIGSAKIGIKLGDKRLHEYIRAFGFGDKSGIDLPGEVRGIVRPPETWSGRSLATIAIGQEVGITPIQLASAMSAIANGGLLVRPHIVSDIIDLKGNENKIHPEIVRRVISENTSKKMTEILKWVVSNEGTGKLAAVDGFSVAGKTGTAQKVDPATGRYSSNKFISSFIGFVPADSPELVILIVVDEPKGVSWGGSVAAPVFHSVAQQTLRYMHVEPVEQQKITIMANNTPD; translated from the coding sequence ATGAACTTACTTGATAAGGGCAAAGAGTCTCTTACAAAACGAGAGAGGTTTAACAGAATTAAATGGCGAAGGTTAAATATAATCTTTGTACTCATGACGGCGGGCTTCATTGCTGTTATAATAAAACTTGCATGGCTTCAGCTATTGCAGGGAGAAGCGCTTGCAATGAAGGCGGAAAGACAACACCGACGTTTGATAGATATAGAAGGTGAGAGGGGTAATATTTATGACCGGAACAGGAGAGAGCTTGCTGTAAATCTGGACATGTCATCACTTTACGGCATCCCTTCCTCTATTGGCGACCCTTCATTAGTGATAAAAAAGCTATCATATATAGTTGACTTTGATACTGCTGCCATAAAGGACAAATTAGACAGTAAAAAACATTTTACCTGGATTAAAAGAAGGCTCTCACCAGACATAGCAGAAAAAGTTGAGGCATTGAACCTTAAGGGAATCGGTCTGGCCCCGGAAAGGAAAAGGTTCTATCCCAAAAAGCAGTTGTCAGGCCATATTATTGGATTCACAAATACAGACAGTCACGGCCTTGAAGGCATAGAAAAGTATTATGAAGAATCCCTTAACGGGGAAAAGGGCGCCCTTGTGCTTGACAGGGATGCTCGTGGCAAGGCTGTTCTTACCAGCACACACATGGATACATTAAAAGGAAATGATCTTGTACTAACCATAGACGAGGTAATCCAGTATATAACAGAGAAGGAACTTGAGGCCGCAGTTGAGGGACATAACGCCGCGGGAGGTGTGGGAATAGTAATGGAACCTTATACCGGAGCAATTCTTGCTATGGCTGTAAGTCCGAAATTTAATCCTAACACACCTGACAAATTCGGGGCCGGAGGATGGCGCAACAGGGCTATCACTGACGTATATGAACCGGGATCTACCTTTAAAATCGTAACCGCGTCCGCCGCACTTGAAGAAAAGCTCTACTCACCGAATGAAATTGTGCATGATGGGAGTGGCAGCATGAATATTGGTACGGCTGTGATACATGATCCTCACCCCAAGGGTAAACCTATGACATTCAGGGAGGTAATTTCCCACTCAAGCAACATAGGTTCTGCCAAAATTGGTATAAAGCTGGGGGATAAACGGCTTCATGAGTATATACGGGCATTTGGATTTGGTGATAAAAGCGGTATAGACCTGCCTGGGGAAGTCAGAGGTATAGTAAGACCCCCGGAAACCTGGTCGGGACGATCACTTGCAACTATTGCTATAGGGCAGGAAGTCGGAATAACCCCTATACAGCTTGCCTCTGCCATGTCTGCCATTGCCAATGGAGGACTGCTTGTAAGACCGCATATTGTATCTGATATTATTGACCTTAAGGGAAATGAAAATAAAATACATCCTGAGATTGTGAGACGGGTTATATCCGAGAACACCAGCAAGAAGATGACGGAAATTCTTAAATGGGTAGTCAGCAATGAGGGAACAGGAAAACTTGCTGCTGTAGATGGTTTTTCCGTCGCAGGAAAGACAGGTACTGCACAGAAGGTGGACCCTGCGACCGGCAGATACTCCAGTAACAAGTTCATCAGTTCGTTTATCGGATTTGTACCGGCAGATTCGCCGGAATTAGTGATACTGATAGTGGTAGATGAACCTAAGGGCGTTTCATGGGGAGGCAGTGTAGCAGCTCCGGTCTTCCATAGTGTTGCTCAACAGACACTTCGCTATATGCATGTGGAACCGGTGGAACAACAGAAAATAACTATAATGGCGAATAATACCCCTGATTAA
- a CDS encoding UDP-N-acetylmuramoyl-L-alanyl-D-glutamate--2,6-diaminopimelate ligase encodes MKLSEILKDIELQRTLGDLNCEISGLTYDSRNVMHGTLFVAIKGLTTDGHLFIKSALEKGAAAVLAEREPTGIVPPAGIPIIITKDTRKAVARAAVNYYRNPSSELSVIGITGTNGKTTTSYLIRSILENAGNKVGLLGTIFWSDGNKISEAEHTTPEAVDFQSLLREMADNGCTFAVTEVSSHSLALSRVSGTFFSTAVFTNLTQDHLDFHTDMEDYYKAKSMLFSGLSLHHTAVINSDDPYGSRLLETSKCRKYSYGLDSIADIRGENVSLTIDGIEFDLTTPTGNIHIKSNMVGIHNVYNILAAAGAALSNNIPLEKIASGISSVTSVPGRFERIDSGLGFSIVVDYAHTENALRLLIEAARQFSPKRIITVFGCGGDRDRGKRPLMGSTAVELSDFVIVTSDNPRSEQPDRIIREVESGILASIEKGSASAAGYVTIPDRKSAIIEAVRLAEQDDIVLIAGKGHEDYQIIGRQRLHFDDREEAMKAVSIRMSSGRFSNELKKQ; translated from the coding sequence ATGAAACTATCTGAGATACTAAAAGACATTGAACTGCAAAGGACCTTGGGAGACCTGAATTGTGAGATAAGTGGTTTAACCTATGACTCCCGCAATGTTATGCACGGCACACTCTTTGTCGCAATTAAGGGCCTGACAACAGATGGGCATCTATTCATTAAAAGCGCCCTCGAAAAAGGTGCTGCGGCCGTTCTTGCAGAACGGGAACCAACAGGTATAGTCCCTCCTGCCGGTATCCCGATTATAATTACAAAAGACACGAGAAAAGCTGTTGCCAGGGCAGCAGTGAATTATTACAGAAACCCGTCAAGCGAACTCAGTGTAATCGGTATCACAGGGACAAACGGTAAGACCACAACTTCATATCTGATCAGGTCTATTCTTGAAAATGCCGGAAATAAAGTCGGACTGTTAGGCACTATCTTCTGGTCTGACGGCAACAAGATTTCTGAAGCGGAGCATACTACCCCGGAGGCAGTTGATTTTCAGTCTTTGCTGAGGGAAATGGCAGACAATGGATGTACTTTTGCAGTAACGGAGGTCTCATCCCATTCGCTTGCACTTAGCAGGGTATCCGGGACCTTTTTCAGCACTGCTGTCTTTACAAATCTGACTCAGGACCACCTTGATTTTCATACTGACATGGAAGACTATTATAAGGCAAAGTCCATGCTTTTCTCAGGTCTGTCATTACACCACACGGCTGTAATAAACTCAGACGACCCATACGGAAGTCGTCTTCTTGAAACAAGCAAATGCCGTAAATATTCTTACGGTCTTGACAGCATAGCAGATATCCGCGGGGAAAATGTATCACTCACAATAGATGGGATAGAATTTGATTTGACTACCCCGACTGGAAATATTCATATCAAATCAAACATGGTTGGTATACACAACGTCTATAATATACTGGCTGCTGCAGGCGCTGCACTCTCCAATAATATTCCCCTGGAAAAGATTGCTTCAGGTATATCGTCTGTCACTTCAGTTCCGGGCCGGTTTGAAAGAATAGACAGCGGTCTTGGATTCAGCATCGTCGTTGATTATGCACACACAGAAAATGCCCTGAGATTATTGATCGAGGCAGCCAGACAGTTTTCTCCAAAGAGGATCATTACAGTCTTCGGCTGCGGCGGAGACAGGGACAGGGGGAAAAGGCCCCTGATGGGCAGTACTGCAGTCGAATTGAGTGATTTTGTAATTGTAACATCAGATAACCCCAGATCCGAACAGCCTGATCGGATTATCAGGGAGGTAGAATCTGGAATACTTGCATCCATAGAAAAAGGCTCTGCCAGCGCTGCCGGATATGTGACTATACCAGACAGAAAGAGCGCGATAATAGAAGCTGTCAGATTAGCAGAACAGGATGATATTGTATTAATAGCAGGAAAGGGGCACGAAGATTATCAGATTATCGGGAGGCAAAGGCTTCACTTTGATGACAGGGAGGAAGCAATGAAGGCTGTATCAATAAGGATGAGTTCAGGCAGGTTCAGCAATGAGTTGAAGAAGCAATGA
- a CDS encoding UDP-N-acetylmuramoyl-tripeptide--D-alanyl-D-alanine ligase, with protein MLTIDEIVKATGGQLIQGNLELTAAGISIDSRNIKDGELFIAIKGDVFDGHNFIEEAIKKGACGAIVNGDYPLSGSIPQDRIILSVSDTILALQETARFYRNKFTIPVTGITGSNGKTTTKEMLWSILSQKSHVLKNEGNLNNHIGVPLTLLRLDSSYKTAIIEMGISDRGELSRLCYIASPDSAVITNIGPTHLEKLGRIENVAEAKGEILKFIPSNGFCILNRDDKFFDVFKAMSAGRIISFGISPDADVHIESYETVAQGKSADSISFNLICPAGRIDIKLHAIGIHNIYNALSAAAAAYAHGIAITDIKSGLERFSPVRMRSAVEKVGEIYIINDTYNANPASMVAAIDMLKNFKAGNRRFAVIGDMLELGENTIMAHRDLGIYIAGAGTDGLISVGEFAGYVAEGAVEAGMSENNVKAFNDYPHTLEQIKEWITTGDIVLVKGSRGMKMERIVEGLRESLNK; from the coding sequence ATGTTAACAATAGATGAAATAGTAAAGGCAACCGGCGGTCAACTCATTCAGGGAAATCTTGAGCTTACTGCAGCCGGAATATCAATAGATTCGCGTAACATTAAAGATGGAGAACTCTTTATTGCGATTAAGGGAGATGTGTTTGACGGGCATAATTTTATAGAAGAGGCGATTAAAAAAGGGGCCTGTGGCGCTATAGTCAACGGAGATTATCCGCTGTCAGGTTCTATTCCTCAGGACAGGATAATATTAAGTGTCAGCGACACCATACTGGCCCTGCAGGAGACCGCAAGGTTCTATCGCAACAAGTTCACTATCCCTGTAACCGGGATAACAGGGAGTAATGGAAAAACAACAACAAAGGAAATGCTCTGGTCTATTCTGAGCCAGAAATCGCATGTTTTAAAGAATGAAGGAAATTTAAATAATCATATAGGGGTTCCTCTCACCTTATTAAGACTCGATTCATCGTATAAAACGGCTATAATTGAAATGGGCATTAGTGACCGCGGTGAACTTTCGAGATTATGCTATATTGCTTCCCCTGATTCAGCAGTAATTACAAATATAGGTCCAACTCATCTGGAAAAACTGGGAAGGATCGAAAATGTCGCAGAGGCAAAGGGGGAAATACTCAAATTCATCCCCTCGAACGGTTTCTGTATTTTAAACAGGGATGACAAATTCTTTGATGTATTCAAGGCAATGTCTGCGGGCAGAATTATAAGTTTTGGAATTTCACCTGATGCTGATGTGCATATAGAATCTTATGAGACCGTTGCTCAGGGAAAATCGGCTGACAGTATTTCGTTTAACCTCATATGCCCTGCAGGCAGAATAGACATAAAACTGCATGCCATAGGAATCCACAATATCTATAATGCACTCAGTGCTGCGGCAGCCGCTTATGCACATGGGATAGCGATTACAGACATCAAGTCAGGTTTGGAGAGATTTTCGCCTGTCAGGATGAGAAGTGCTGTAGAAAAGGTGGGAGAGATTTATATTATCAATGATACATATAATGCAAACCCGGCTTCCATGGTCGCGGCTATTGATATGTTGAAAAATTTCAAGGCCGGGAACAGGCGGTTTGCAGTCATTGGCGACATGCTGGAACTGGGAGAAAATACAATAATGGCCCATCGTGACCTTGGTATTTACATTGCCGGGGCGGGTACAGACGGGCTGATTTCAGTCGGAGAGTTCGCTGGCTATGTTGCGGAAGGCGCCGTAGAAGCGGGGATGAGCGAAAATAATGTTAAGGCATTTAACGATTATCCACATACCCTTGAGCAGATAAAAGAATGGATAACAACCGGTGACATCGTACTGGTAAAGGGTTCCAGGGGTATGAAGATGGAGAGAATAGTGGAAGGACTTAGAGAGAGTCTGAATAAATGA
- a CDS encoding phospho-N-acetylmuramoyl-pentapeptide-transferase produces MIYHLLYSLHDHYSFLNVFRYITLRTVYSVITALVLCLMIGPYMIELLKKLQIGQFVRNDGPSSHLTKAGTPTMGGVLIIIIVILATLSWADLSNIYVWLVLAVLVGFGLIGFTDDYLKVVRKKSEGLRGKYKFTLQIAVATLVAIALYCLPAYSTILSIPFLKDFNPDLGWFYIPFVIFIIVGTSNAVNLTDGLDGLAIGPVIVVTLVYTIITYVAGHAKIATYLLIPFINGSGELAILCGAVFGAGLGFLWFNTYPASVFMGDVGSLPLGALLGTVAVIAKHELLLLIVGGIFVVETISVIFQVASFRLHGKRVFLMAPLHHHYELKGWQEPKIIVRFWIIAIVLGLLALSTLKLR; encoded by the coding sequence ATGATATACCATTTATTATATTCACTGCATGATCATTATTCCTTCCTGAATGTCTTCAGGTATATTACGCTCAGGACTGTTTATTCAGTCATTACTGCCCTTGTCCTGTGTCTCATGATTGGTCCTTATATGATAGAGTTGTTAAAAAAATTACAGATTGGACAGTTCGTCAGGAATGATGGTCCATCCAGTCATCTGACAAAGGCGGGGACACCGACCATGGGCGGTGTTTTGATCATAATAATAGTCATTCTTGCCACCCTTTCATGGGCAGACCTGTCCAATATATATGTATGGCTCGTCCTGGCTGTTCTGGTCGGCTTTGGCCTTATAGGGTTTACTGACGATTATCTTAAGGTTGTAAGAAAGAAGTCAGAAGGTTTGAGAGGGAAATATAAATTCACGTTGCAAATAGCAGTGGCTACCCTCGTTGCGATTGCGCTGTATTGTCTTCCAGCATATTCTACGATACTTAGCATCCCATTTTTAAAGGATTTTAACCCTGACCTCGGATGGTTTTATATCCCGTTCGTAATATTTATAATTGTCGGCACATCAAATGCTGTTAACCTCACTGATGGACTTGATGGGCTGGCCATAGGTCCGGTAATTGTTGTTACACTTGTCTACACAATCATAACGTATGTCGCCGGGCATGCCAAGATCGCAACTTACCTTCTGATACCTTTTATAAATGGTTCCGGTGAACTGGCGATATTGTGCGGCGCTGTATTCGGAGCAGGACTCGGTTTTCTCTGGTTTAACACATATCCGGCCTCGGTGTTCATGGGTGATGTAGGGTCACTTCCACTCGGGGCGCTCCTTGGAACTGTTGCTGTTATCGCAAAGCATGAACTGCTCTTGCTTATTGTTGGCGGTATTTTTGTTGTTGAGACTATTTCTGTCATATTTCAGGTAGCCTCATTCAGGCTGCATGGCAAGAGGGTCTTTCTTATGGCGCCTCTTCACCATCATTATGAACTTAAGGGCTGGCAGGAACCTAAAATTATCGTCCGGTTCTGGATAATAGCAATTGTGCTGGGTCTGCTCGCATTGAGCACATTGAAACTGAGGTAA